The following proteins are co-located in the Enoplosus armatus isolate fEnoArm2 chromosome 8, fEnoArm2.hap1, whole genome shotgun sequence genome:
- the rnd1b gene encoding rho family GTPase 1b has translation MKERRNTQPLVVRCKLVLVGDVQCGKTAMLQVLAKDCYPETYVPTVFENYTACLELEEQRVELSLWDTSGSPYYDNVRPLCYSDSDAVLLCFDISRPDTVDSSLKKWKTEILDFCPSTRILLIGCKTDLRTDVCTLMELSNQKQTPITYEQGSAMAKQLGAEAYLECSAFTSEKSIHSVFRTAAMACINKLQPLPKSSPTRRLSKRLLHLPSKSDLLSSTFKKEKAKSCSVM, from the exons ATGAAGGAAAGGAGAAATACGCAGCCGCTGGTGGTGAGGTGTAAACTGGTTCTTGTGGGAGACGTTCAATGCGGAAAAACGGCGATGTTGCAAGTCCTCGCGAAGGATTGTTACCCAGAG ACCTACGTGCCCACGGTATTTGAAAACTACACAGCCTgcctggagctggaggagcagcgAGTGGAGCTCAGCCTGTGGGACACTTCAG GTTCTCCGTACTACGACAACGTGAGGCCTCTGTGCTACAGTGACTCAGATGcagttttgctgtgttttgacaTCAGCCGCCCAGACACTGTGGACAGCAGTCTGAAGAAG TGGAAAACTGAGATCCTGGACTTCTGTCCGAGCACACGTATCCTGCTCATTGGGTGTAAGACGGACCTGCGCACAGATGTCTGCACGCTGATGGAGCTGtccaatcagaaacagactccTATCACCTATGAGCAG GGCTCTGCTATGGCCAAGCAGCTGGGTGCTGAGGCTTACCTGGAGTGCTCAGCGTTCACCTCAGAGAAAAGTATCCACAGCGTGTTCCGCACCGCAGCGATGGCCTGCATCAACAAGCTGCAGCCTCTCCCAAAGTCCAGCCCCACCCGTCGCCTCTCCAAAAGACTTCTCCACCTGCCCAGCAAGTCAGATttgctctcctccaccttcaaG